The sequence GACGGCCGGGGCGGCCAGTTCCGGGTCCAGCTCTCCGGGACGATCAATAAGTGTGGCGCCATCACCCCCCGGTTTGCGGTGGCGATGGCTGATATGGAATACTGGGAGTCGCAGTACCTCCCCGCAAAGAACTTTGGTATCCTGATTGTCTCTACCTCGAAGGGGGTCATCTCCCACGAGCAGGCCCGGGATGAGGGTATCGGCGGGCAGCTGCT is a genomic window of Methanoculleus bourgensis MS2 containing:
- a CDS encoding 30S ribosomal protein S8 translates to MARQNPIADAMSTIKNAGDAGRSEVIVEPASKVLGAMLRVMQENSFIGGFEFIDDGRGGQFRVQLSGTINKCGAITPRFAVAMADMEYWESQYLPAKNFGILIVSTSKGVISHEQARDEGIGGQLLGYVY